From one Alicyclobacillus acidocaldarius subsp. acidocaldarius Tc-4-1 genomic stretch:
- a CDS encoding sigma-70 family RNA polymerase sigma factor — protein MTLKAIARNQARSHARRYRRWQREQWLHPEHNEDVEEDWMERQPCPDAHRAFDDADVRLMIDQLPSPEHEVLFDLIVLGWSQAEVARQLRLTPRRVRQIRQRGLDTLRKGWLEP, from the coding sequence TTGACTCTGAAGGCGATTGCGCGTAATCAGGCTCGAAGCCACGCGCGCAGATACCGACGATGGCAACGCGAGCAGTGGTTGCATCCGGAACACAACGAAGACGTCGAAGAAGATTGGATGGAACGTCAACCTTGTCCTGATGCGCACCGAGCCTTCGATGACGCGGATGTCCGATTGATGATTGATCAGTTGCCGTCGCCGGAACACGAGGTTCTGTTCGACCTCATTGTGTTGGGCTGGTCTCAAGCCGAGGTTGCTCGACAACTTCGCCTCACGCCTCGGCGTGTGCGCCAGATTCGACAACGAGGTCTCGACACGCTACGAAAAGGCTGGTTGGAACCATGA
- a CDS encoding sigma-70 family RNA polymerase sigma factor, whose product MTAYTPEQEIAWIRKIIHNAVIDEYRRWKRWNRELLILNAPRDYEEDDELIETIAAQKTSEDNIELHWLVEQLPARERAVIRALYFEGLSQREVANRMNLSQKMVSKLHRSALRNLKESIST is encoded by the coding sequence ATGACAGCTTACACGCCAGAGCAAGAAATCGCGTGGATCCGAAAAATCATCCACAACGCGGTCATAGACGAGTATCGACGCTGGAAACGCTGGAACCGAGAGTTGCTGATTCTTAACGCTCCCCGAGACTACGAAGAGGATGACGAACTGATCGAGACGATTGCCGCACAGAAAACGTCGGAGGACAACATTGAGCTCCATTGGCTAGTCGAGCAATTGCCAGCAAGGGAACGTGCCGTGATTCGCGCGTTATACTTTGAAGGTTTGAGTCAGCGAGAAGTGGCGAACCGAATGAACCTGAGTCAGAAAATGGTGAGCAAGCTTCATCGATCTGCACTTCGAAACCTTAAGGAGTCGATTAGCACATGA
- a CDS encoding metallophosphoesterase, whose protein sequence is MASRHKEVWVVGDIHGYWDMFAELLERIDYRPETHVIVSVGDLVNRGENSPAVVHWFEKNGYAVRGNHEDMWMNFWAEHGLPYDESGELNPKWDSPTRTCAFWENGQMATLCQFRFGQFPAQEWLEYLASLPHAIVIGDYLIVHAGVDPNRPFEEQDIDTLTWVTRGFVDYPGEIPTVARMGKRLVVGHCETFLFGRIGEPVIRPDRVHIDLGTANEIGLAAFCLNDERVVIVDSPKREWQVPKIRAYLQEARVPW, encoded by the coding sequence ATCGCAAGCAGGCACAAGGAAGTTTGGGTTGTCGGCGACATCCATGGCTATTGGGACATGTTCGCGGAACTGTTGGAGCGAATCGACTATCGGCCTGAGACTCATGTGATTGTGAGCGTCGGCGATCTGGTCAATCGGGGCGAAAATTCGCCTGCTGTAGTGCACTGGTTTGAGAAGAACGGGTACGCCGTCCGAGGCAATCACGAGGACATGTGGATGAACTTTTGGGCAGAGCACGGTCTCCCGTACGACGAGTCCGGTGAATTGAATCCTAAATGGGACTCTCCAACTAGGACCTGTGCCTTCTGGGAAAATGGGCAGATGGCGACCTTGTGCCAGTTTCGGTTTGGGCAGTTCCCTGCGCAAGAGTGGCTGGAGTACCTGGCGTCGTTGCCGCACGCCATTGTGATTGGCGACTATCTGATTGTCCATGCAGGCGTGGATCCGAATCGTCCGTTCGAAGAGCAGGACATCGACACGTTAACCTGGGTCACTCGCGGCTTTGTGGACTATCCAGGTGAAATCCCAACTGTGGCGCGAATGGGCAAACGACTGGTGGTCGGGCATTGTGAGACGTTCTTATTCGGACGAATTGGAGAACCTGTGATTCGTCCAGACCGCGTGCACATCGACCTCGGGACGGCAAACGAGATCGGACTGGCGGCGTTTTGTCTCAATGACGAGCGCGTGGTGATTGTGGACTCGCCGAAGAGGGAGTGGCAGGTGCCAAAGATCCGGGCGTATCTCCAAGAAGCGCGAGTACCGTGGTGA